In Panthera uncia isolate 11264 chromosome B4, Puncia_PCG_1.0, whole genome shotgun sequence, one genomic interval encodes:
- the DYRK2 gene encoding dual specificity tyrosine-phosphorylation-regulated kinase 2 isoform X2 — MNDHLHVGSHSHGQIQVQQLFEDNSNKRTVLTTQPNGLTTVGKTGLPVVPERQLESIHRRQGSSTSLKSMEGMGKVKATPMTPEQAMKQYMQKLTTFEHHEIFSYPEIYFLGPNAKKRQGMTGGPNNGGYDDDQGSYVQVPHDHVAYRYEVLKVIGKGSFGQVVKAYDHKVHQHVALKMVRNEKRFHRQAAEEIRILEHLRKQDKDNTMNVIHMLENFTFRNHICMTFELLSMNLYELIKKNKFQGFSLPLVRKFAHSILQCLDALHKNRIIHCDLKPENILLKQQGRSGIKVIDFGSSCYEHQRVYTYIQSRFYRAPEVILGARYGMPIDMWSLGCILAELLTGYPLLPGEDEGDQLACMIELLGMPSQKLLDASKRAKNFVSSKGYPRYCTVTTLSDGSVVLNGGRSRRGKLRGPPESREWGNALKGCDDPLFLDFLKQCLEWDPAVRMTPGQALRHPWLRRRLPKPPTGEKTSVKRITESTGAITSISKLPPPSSSASKLRTNLAQMTDANGNIQQRTVLPKLVS, encoded by the coding sequence ATGAACGATCACTTACATGTCGGCAGCCACAGCCACGGACAGATCCAGGTTCAGCAGCTGTTTGAGGATAATAGTAACAAGCGGACAGTGCTCACGACACAACCAAACGGGCTTACGACAGTGGGTAAGACGGGCTTGCCGGTAGTGCCGGAGCGGCAGCTGGAGAGCATCCATAGGCGGCAGGGGAGCTCCACCTCTCTGAAGTCTATGGAAGGCATGGGGAAGGTGAAAGCCACCCCCATGACACCCGAACAAGCAATGAAGCAATACATGCAAAAACTAACCACCTTTGAACACCACGAGATTTTCAGCTACCCTGAAATATACTTCTTGGGTCCAAACGCAAAGAAGCGCCAGGGCATGACAGGTGGGCCCAACAATGGTGGCTATGATGATGACCAGGGATCATACGTGCAGGTGCCCCACGATCACGTGGCTTACAGGTACGAGGTCCTCAAGGTCATTGGGAAGGGAAGCTTTGGGCAGGTGGTCAAGGCCTATGACCACAAAGTCCACCAGCATGTGGCCCTGAAGATGGTGCGGAACGAGAAGCGTTTCCACCGGCAGGCAGCAGAGGAGATTCGGATCCTGGAACACCTGCGGAAGCAGGACAAGGACAACACCATGAATGTCATCCACATGCTGGAGAATTTCACCTTCCGAAACCACATCTGCATGACGTTCGAGCTGCTGAGCATGAACCTCTATGAGCTCATCAAGAAGAATAAGTTCCAGGGCTTCAGCCTGCCTTTGGTTCGCAAGTTTGCCCACTCGATTCTGCAGTGCTTGGATGCTTTGCACAAAAACAGAATAATTCACTGTGACCTTAAGCCCGAGAACATTTTATTAAAGCAGCAGGGTAGAAGTGGTATTAAAGTGATCGATTTTGGCTCCAGTTGTTATGAGCATCAGCGCGTCTACACGTACATTCAGTCCCGTTTTTACCGGGCTCCGGAAGTGATCCTTGGCGCCAGATACGGCATGCCCATCGATATGTGGAGCCTGGGTTGCATTTTAGCAGAGCTCCTGACCGGTTACCCCCTCTTGCCTGGGGAAGATGAAGGGGACCAGCTGGCTTGTATGATTGAACTGTTGGGCATGCCCTCCCAGAAACTGCTGGATGCGTCCAAACGAGCCAAAAATTTTGTGAGCTCCAAGGGTTATCCCCGTTACTGCACTGTCACGACACTCTCAGATGGCTCTGTGGTTCTCAATGGAGGCCGTTCCaggagggggaaactgaggggCCCACCGGagagcagagagtgggggaaTGCACTGAAGGGGTGTGACGATCCCCTTTTCCTTGACTTCTTGAAACAGTGTTTAGAATGGGATCCTGCGGTTCGCATGACCCCTGGCCAGGCTTTACGGCATCCCTGGCTGAGGCGGCGGTTGCCAAAGCCTCCCACCGGGGAGAAGACGTCAGTGAAAAGGATAACCGAGAGCACTGGTGCTATCACATCCATTTCCAAGTTACCTCCACCTTCCAGCTCAGCTTCCAAACTGAGGACTAATTTGGCACAGATGACAGATGCCAATGGGAATATTCAGCAGAGGACAGTGTTGCCAAAACTGGTTAGCTGA
- the DYRK2 gene encoding dual specificity tyrosine-phosphorylation-regulated kinase 2 isoform X1 translates to MLTRKPSAAAPAAYPTGRGGDSAVRQLQASPGLGAGAPRSGVGTGPPSPIALPPLRASNAAAAAHTIGGSKHTMNDHLHVGSHSHGQIQVQQLFEDNSNKRTVLTTQPNGLTTVGKTGLPVVPERQLESIHRRQGSSTSLKSMEGMGKVKATPMTPEQAMKQYMQKLTTFEHHEIFSYPEIYFLGPNAKKRQGMTGGPNNGGYDDDQGSYVQVPHDHVAYRYEVLKVIGKGSFGQVVKAYDHKVHQHVALKMVRNEKRFHRQAAEEIRILEHLRKQDKDNTMNVIHMLENFTFRNHICMTFELLSMNLYELIKKNKFQGFSLPLVRKFAHSILQCLDALHKNRIIHCDLKPENILLKQQGRSGIKVIDFGSSCYEHQRVYTYIQSRFYRAPEVILGARYGMPIDMWSLGCILAELLTGYPLLPGEDEGDQLACMIELLGMPSQKLLDASKRAKNFVSSKGYPRYCTVTTLSDGSVVLNGGRSRRGKLRGPPESREWGNALKGCDDPLFLDFLKQCLEWDPAVRMTPGQALRHPWLRRRLPKPPTGEKTSVKRITESTGAITSISKLPPPSSSASKLRTNLAQMTDANGNIQQRTVLPKLVS, encoded by the exons ATGTTAACCAGGAAACCTTCGGCCGCCGCTCCCGCCGCCTACCCGACCG gcagaggaggggacagCGCCGTTCGTCAGCTTCAGGCTTCCCCGGGGCTTGGTGCGGGGGCTCCCCGGAGCGGAGTGGGGACCGGCCCGCCCTCCCCGATCGCCCTGCCGCCTCTCCGGGCCAGCAACGCGGCCGCCGCAGCCCACACG ATTGGCGGCAGTAAGCACACAATGAACGATCACTTACATGTCGGCAGCCACAGCCACGGACAGATCCAGGTTCAGCAGCTGTTTGAGGATAATAGTAACAAGCGGACAGTGCTCACGACACAACCAAACGGGCTTACGACAGTGGGTAAGACGGGCTTGCCGGTAGTGCCGGAGCGGCAGCTGGAGAGCATCCATAGGCGGCAGGGGAGCTCCACCTCTCTGAAGTCTATGGAAGGCATGGGGAAGGTGAAAGCCACCCCCATGACACCCGAACAAGCAATGAAGCAATACATGCAAAAACTAACCACCTTTGAACACCACGAGATTTTCAGCTACCCTGAAATATACTTCTTGGGTCCAAACGCAAAGAAGCGCCAGGGCATGACAGGTGGGCCCAACAATGGTGGCTATGATGATGACCAGGGATCATACGTGCAGGTGCCCCACGATCACGTGGCTTACAGGTACGAGGTCCTCAAGGTCATTGGGAAGGGAAGCTTTGGGCAGGTGGTCAAGGCCTATGACCACAAAGTCCACCAGCATGTGGCCCTGAAGATGGTGCGGAACGAGAAGCGTTTCCACCGGCAGGCAGCAGAGGAGATTCGGATCCTGGAACACCTGCGGAAGCAGGACAAGGACAACACCATGAATGTCATCCACATGCTGGAGAATTTCACCTTCCGAAACCACATCTGCATGACGTTCGAGCTGCTGAGCATGAACCTCTATGAGCTCATCAAGAAGAATAAGTTCCAGGGCTTCAGCCTGCCTTTGGTTCGCAAGTTTGCCCACTCGATTCTGCAGTGCTTGGATGCTTTGCACAAAAACAGAATAATTCACTGTGACCTTAAGCCCGAGAACATTTTATTAAAGCAGCAGGGTAGAAGTGGTATTAAAGTGATCGATTTTGGCTCCAGTTGTTATGAGCATCAGCGCGTCTACACGTACATTCAGTCCCGTTTTTACCGGGCTCCGGAAGTGATCCTTGGCGCCAGATACGGCATGCCCATCGATATGTGGAGCCTGGGTTGCATTTTAGCAGAGCTCCTGACCGGTTACCCCCTCTTGCCTGGGGAAGATGAAGGGGACCAGCTGGCTTGTATGATTGAACTGTTGGGCATGCCCTCCCAGAAACTGCTGGATGCGTCCAAACGAGCCAAAAATTTTGTGAGCTCCAAGGGTTATCCCCGTTACTGCACTGTCACGACACTCTCAGATGGCTCTGTGGTTCTCAATGGAGGCCGTTCCaggagggggaaactgaggggCCCACCGGagagcagagagtgggggaaTGCACTGAAGGGGTGTGACGATCCCCTTTTCCTTGACTTCTTGAAACAGTGTTTAGAATGGGATCCTGCGGTTCGCATGACCCCTGGCCAGGCTTTACGGCATCCCTGGCTGAGGCGGCGGTTGCCAAAGCCTCCCACCGGGGAGAAGACGTCAGTGAAAAGGATAACCGAGAGCACTGGTGCTATCACATCCATTTCCAAGTTACCTCCACCTTCCAGCTCAGCTTCCAAACTGAGGACTAATTTGGCACAGATGACAGATGCCAATGGGAATATTCAGCAGAGGACAGTGTTGCCAAAACTGGTTAGCTGA